One stretch of Cohnella algarum DNA includes these proteins:
- the tatA gene encoding twin-arginine translocase TatA/TatE family subunit — MPFGNIGIGGLILILIIALIIFGPSKLPELGRAFGRTLSEFKGATNGLVNGEDEGGSKETGSQAASTSAPQAVAAQNKPNA; from the coding sequence ATGCCATTCGGCAATATCGGAATCGGCGGTTTAATTCTCATTTTGATCATCGCGCTCATCATCTTCGGTCCTTCCAAGCTTCCCGAGCTCGGCCGCGCGTTCGGCCGGACGCTCAGCGAATTCAAAGGGGCGACGAATGGGCTCGTAAACGGCGAGGACGAAGGCGGCAGCAAGGAAACGGGTTCGCAAGCCGCTTCGACATCGGCTCCGCAAGCCGTCGCGGCGCAGAACAAGCCGAATGCGTAA
- a CDS encoding PhoX family protein: MDRKTFLSYLGTGATALAAASAGLGVLDGKASAASATANHLFGFNTNRVSGYFDPIQPSKEDQLILPKNFKYDVVAAFDDVINPAGEKFGSGCDYNAFFPIDGSNVRGLLVNNHEYTTIFQIGPVKDDKMTADQIQKNLYYQGMSVIEVYRDENGVWKMDKTSKYARRINGYTKFDITGPAKGTQALKGATTATGTFANCSGGVTLWNTVLSCEENFEQTAAASNLPETHYGWVVEVDPFDKNFLKKHTALGRFNHENTAMGLAADGRVVVYMGDDKKDACVYKFISNGKFDKAKGRANSALLEDGTLHVADLKTGKWRPVTLEEVAKSFEDEPELKATFKTQGDVVTYCQQAAKLVGGTPTDRPEDIEISPFDNTVFICHTNNDSHGNIHGHITRIFEAGNDLGALEFDFEIFAAGGRQSGFSSPDNLAFDSNGNLWVVTDISSSSQNKGVHKSFMNNGLFVIPTSGPDKGVALQFASGPVECELTGPFFTPDEQTLFLSIQHPGENTEDLSQPTSTWPHRPGEKIARCAVVAISGFKLG; the protein is encoded by the coding sequence ATGGACCGGAAAACGTTTCTCTCTTACCTGGGTACGGGCGCGACGGCGCTGGCGGCAGCTTCCGCCGGACTGGGCGTGCTGGACGGCAAAGCTTCCGCCGCATCCGCGACGGCCAATCATTTGTTCGGGTTCAACACGAACCGGGTCAGCGGTTATTTCGATCCGATTCAGCCTTCCAAGGAAGACCAGCTTATTTTGCCCAAAAACTTCAAATACGACGTTGTCGCGGCTTTCGACGACGTGATCAATCCGGCGGGGGAAAAGTTCGGGTCGGGCTGCGACTACAACGCCTTTTTCCCGATTGACGGCTCCAACGTTCGCGGGCTTCTCGTCAACAATCACGAGTATACGACCATTTTCCAGATCGGCCCGGTGAAGGACGACAAGATGACCGCCGATCAAATCCAGAAAAACCTGTATTACCAAGGCATGTCCGTTATCGAAGTGTATCGCGACGAAAACGGCGTATGGAAAATGGACAAAACGTCCAAGTACGCACGCCGCATCAACGGATATACGAAATTCGACATCACCGGCCCGGCCAAGGGCACTCAGGCGCTGAAAGGCGCGACGACGGCGACGGGCACGTTCGCGAACTGCTCCGGCGGCGTCACGCTGTGGAATACGGTGCTTTCGTGCGAGGAGAACTTCGAGCAGACGGCCGCGGCGTCCAACCTGCCGGAAACGCACTACGGATGGGTCGTCGAAGTCGATCCGTTCGACAAAAACTTTTTGAAAAAGCATACGGCGCTCGGCCGGTTCAACCACGAAAATACGGCGATGGGGCTGGCCGCGGACGGACGCGTCGTCGTCTACATGGGCGATGACAAGAAGGATGCCTGCGTCTACAAATTCATCAGCAACGGCAAATTCGACAAGGCGAAGGGCCGAGCCAATTCGGCGCTGCTCGAAGACGGAACGCTGCACGTGGCCGATTTGAAAACCGGCAAATGGCGCCCGGTAACGCTCGAGGAAGTCGCCAAATCGTTCGAGGACGAGCCGGAACTGAAAGCGACGTTCAAAACGCAGGGCGACGTCGTGACGTACTGCCAGCAGGCCGCGAAGCTTGTCGGCGGCACGCCGACGGACCGTCCGGAGGATATCGAGATTTCGCCGTTCGACAACACCGTTTTCATCTGCCATACGAACAACGACAGCCACGGCAACATTCACGGCCACATTACCCGCATTTTCGAAGCGGGCAACGACCTGGGCGCCCTGGAATTCGACTTCGAGATTTTCGCCGCCGGCGGACGCCAATCCGGCTTCAGCTCGCCGGACAACCTCGCGTTCGATTCGAACGGCAACCTGTGGGTCGTCACGGACATTTCGAGCAGCAGCCAAAACAAGGGCGTGCACAAATCGTTCATGAACAACGGGCTTTTCGTCATTCCGACGAGCGGGCCGGACAAGGGCGTCGCGCTGCAATTCGCGTCGGGTCCGGTCGAATGCGAGCTTACCGGTCCTTTCTTCACGCCCGACGAGCAAACGCTGTTCCTGTCGATCCAGCATCCGGGCGAAAATACGGAGGATTTGAGCCAGCCTACGAGCACGTGGCCGCACCGGCCGGGCGAAAAAATCGCCAGGTGCGCGGTCGTCGCCATCAGCGGCTTCAAGCTGGGCTAA
- a CDS encoding cohesin domain-containing protein, whose translation MRKLMLAGLALALVWMLVPAAPGIARAEEEELRLSLSVAGKPKSDRHKKGDTFEVEVAAGQAKDLFGVQFVVEYDPKALQLKADGHISVSKRFNDWVRKADARKGKVELALTRKTLPSGATGTESLATLKFKALKEGETTIRLTGIKATDAAPRELAANDEFVLRHVIDKPGKPDKPDKPDKPDKPDKPDKPDKPDKPDKPDKAEKTGKR comes from the coding sequence TTGCGAAAACTCATGTTGGCGGGCCTTGCGCTCGCGCTCGTCTGGATGCTCGTTCCGGCCGCGCCCGGCATCGCGCGGGCCGAAGAGGAAGAGCTGCGGCTCTCGCTGTCCGTCGCGGGCAAACCCAAATCGGACCGCCACAAGAAAGGCGACACGTTCGAAGTGGAAGTCGCGGCCGGGCAGGCGAAGGACCTGTTCGGGGTCCAGTTTGTCGTGGAATACGACCCGAAGGCGCTTCAGTTGAAAGCCGACGGCCATATTTCCGTAAGCAAGCGGTTCAACGACTGGGTGCGGAAGGCGGACGCGCGCAAGGGAAAAGTCGAGCTGGCGTTGACGCGCAAAACGCTGCCTTCGGGCGCGACCGGCACGGAGTCGTTGGCGACGCTGAAATTCAAGGCGTTGAAGGAGGGGGAAACGACGATCAGGCTGACCGGCATCAAGGCGACGGACGCGGCGCCGAGGGAGCTTGCGGCCAACGACGAATTCGTCCTTCGGCACGTTATCGACAAACCCGGCAAGCCGGATAAACCTGACAAGCCGGATAAACCTGACAAGCCGGATAAACCGGACAAACCCGATAAACCGGACAAACCCGACAAGCCAGACAAGGCGGAAAAAACAGGAAAACGTTAA